The window CCGGCAATTCCTCTTCGCGGCACGCCATTTGCCAAGTTCGTGGCCATAACCGTTCGCGTTCGAGGCGCGCGATGTCCTCACTCGAATAAGCATCGTACGAAAGATCCTCATCGCCAAGATAGGTGTAAGCCTCTGCAATGAAGGTTTCGGGCGGGGGCGCGGCATCGGCCAGAACAATGTCCTGCGTCGAAGGACCGGGGCAACGTGCGATTTTCTTCTCGGTCATCGGGTACGTACTTCTTGGCGTCGGGATGACAGGTCGTTGTCGCCACGCGCACCGCGCAGCGCCGACGGAGTCTCGCGCAGCCAATTGTCTGTGGCCGGCATGCTCCAGCAACTGTCGTTGAGCTCGCTTCGGTGCGCGATTTTCCAGATCCCGGCGCGCCTTTCGTAACGGTCGACATACCGACCAATCACGACAAAGTCCGTTTCGACGCCTTCCGCAACAATCCGATGGTAGGCATTGAAGTAGATCTCGCCGAAAGCGACATCGCCTTCGATTGAGATGTTCATTTGGCCAAGCATGTGATGATTGAA of the Aquisediminimonas profunda genome contains:
- a CDS encoding nuclear transport factor 2 family protein, with the translated sequence MIERDPALQELLDHRAISQLSIDYMRGLDRLDLELLRSVYHPDATDDRGFFAGSGSDFCEFAIEILRDHKFNHHMLGQMNISIEGDVAFGEIYFNAYHRIVAEGVETDFVVIGRYVDRYERRAGIWKIAHRSELNDSCWSMPATDNWLRETPSALRGARGDNDLSSRRQEVRTR